One segment of Triticum aestivum cultivar Chinese Spring chromosome 2A, IWGSC CS RefSeq v2.1, whole genome shotgun sequence DNA contains the following:
- the LOC123184916 gene encoding uncharacterized protein gives MHSPRTALAMPSLYIPASLRAASYPSRPCPMDSTGSCKGWPESALLREPIEYAAAAPPHVSASSRETTNYTSSRATSEIDEPDDNGKLESPPTSSTRNRTTAMSRSSTVDLGALLPGVAPLAKPKPSLRA, from the coding sequence ATGCACTCGCCCCGAACTGCTCTGGCGATGCCCTCCCTCTATATCCCTGCCTCTCTGCGCGCTGCTTCTTATCCATCCCGGCCGTGCCCCATGGATTCTACCGGCAGCTGCAAGGGATGGCCGGAGAGCGCACTACTGCGGGAGCCGATCGAATACGCCGCTGCTGCACCGCCACACGTCTCTGCTAGTAGCAGGGAGACGACGAACTACACAAGCAGCAGAGCAACGAGCGAGATCGATGAGCCTGACGACAACGGCAAGCTGGAGTCTCCCCCGACGAGCTCGACGAGGAATAGGACGACGGCGATGTCTCGGAGCAGCACGGTCGACCTCGGCGCCCTCCTGCCCGGCGTAGCCCCACTAGCAAAACCCAAG